The proteins below come from a single Azospirillum thiophilum genomic window:
- the ppk2 gene encoding polyphosphate kinase 2 translates to MDEGETVGGGEAQDKPRKKRKAPKLKDLGLGVPATGGEVLRDAKENAAIEAHWSDLAGTRPPKGGGKLKYVDELARLQFELIKLQEWVRLNGLKVCVLFEGRDAAGKGGVIKRITESLNPRVCRVVALGTPTEKERGQWYFQRYVAQLPAKGEIVLFDRSWYNRAGVERVMGFCTDQEYHDFLRACPVFEEMLVRSGIILVKYWFSVSDDEQEKRFTERMRNPIKRWKLSPMDLESRKHWVEYSKAKDVMLEHTDKKLTPWYIVDADNKKKARLNCIHHLLQRIPYQDIAPVELELPPRQGDDGYVRPKKSKQNWVEEVY, encoded by the coding sequence ATGGATGAGGGCGAGACGGTCGGCGGCGGCGAAGCGCAGGACAAGCCGAGGAAGAAGCGGAAGGCGCCGAAGCTGAAGGATCTCGGCCTCGGGGTGCCGGCGACCGGCGGCGAGGTGTTGCGCGACGCCAAGGAGAACGCGGCCATCGAGGCCCATTGGAGCGATCTGGCCGGCACCAGGCCGCCGAAGGGTGGTGGCAAGCTCAAATATGTCGACGAGCTGGCCCGGCTGCAGTTCGAGCTGATCAAGCTGCAGGAATGGGTGCGGCTCAACGGGCTGAAGGTCTGCGTGCTGTTCGAGGGGCGCGACGCCGCCGGCAAGGGCGGCGTCATCAAGCGCATCACCGAAAGCCTCAACCCCCGCGTCTGCCGGGTCGTGGCGCTCGGAACCCCGACCGAGAAGGAGCGCGGGCAATGGTATTTCCAGCGCTATGTGGCGCAGCTTCCCGCCAAGGGCGAGATCGTGCTGTTCGACCGGAGCTGGTACAACCGTGCCGGCGTCGAGCGGGTCATGGGATTCTGCACCGACCAGGAGTATCACGACTTCCTGCGCGCCTGCCCGGTGTTCGAGGAGATGCTGGTGCGCTCCGGCATCATCCTGGTCAAATACTGGTTCTCGGTCAGTGACGACGAGCAGGAGAAGCGCTTCACCGAGCGCATGCGCAATCCGATCAAGCGCTGGAAGCTCAGCCCGATGGATCTCGAATCCCGCAAGCACTGGGTCGAGTATTCCAAGGCCAAGGACGTCATGCTGGAGCACACCGACAAGAAGCTGACGCCGTGGTACATCGTCGACGCCGACAACAAGAAGAAGGCGCGGCTGAACTGCATCCATCATCTGCTCCAGCGGATCCCCTACCAGGACATCGCGCCGGTGGAGCTGGAATTGCCGCCGCGGCAGGGCGACGACGGCTATGTCCGGCCGAAGAAGTCGAAGCAGAACTGGGTCGAAGAGGTGTATTGA
- a CDS encoding lytic transglycosylase domain-containing protein, producing MVKRSLATIHVAGTVLCLALGLAGCTAEPPQVTTAPSAETAYVPDPNDPLSRWVPLIREASQRYDMPEKWIRAVMMRESNGRATTSSGKVLTSSAGAIGLMQVMPGTYELMRTQYGLGSNPADPRDNVMAGTAYLREMYDLFGAPGFLAAYNCGPACYAQHLAGRQRLPRETKLYLAALTPVLRGSSPREASQAAGFGAIEVAVVPDDAPKPRGGQPAPQRAEPAPVPAPVVVASAEAPPSRAVEPRRMEPRPVEAPPVLAAVPPRIPVLAPVAVASLPEPAAPVAKPVQVASIEPAPATHRVNPQFTTQVAEALLPPESVGKGERVVMRFVSQRADGCGSLAGRDRACVTLASGAGM from the coding sequence GTGGTCAAACGAAGCCTCGCGACGATCCATGTCGCCGGAACGGTGCTGTGTCTGGCGCTCGGTCTGGCCGGCTGCACCGCCGAACCGCCGCAGGTCACGACCGCGCCCTCGGCCGAAACGGCCTATGTGCCCGACCCGAACGATCCGCTGTCGCGCTGGGTGCCGCTGATCCGCGAGGCATCCCAGCGCTACGACATGCCGGAGAAATGGATCCGTGCGGTGATGATGCGCGAGAGCAATGGCCGCGCCACCACCAGCAGCGGCAAGGTGCTGACCAGCTCGGCCGGGGCGATCGGCCTGATGCAGGTGATGCCCGGCACCTACGAACTGATGCGGACGCAGTATGGGCTGGGGTCCAACCCGGCCGACCCGCGCGACAACGTCATGGCCGGCACCGCCTATCTGCGCGAGATGTACGACCTGTTCGGCGCTCCCGGCTTCCTGGCCGCCTACAATTGCGGCCCGGCCTGCTATGCCCAGCATCTGGCCGGGCGCCAGCGGCTGCCGCGCGAGACGAAGCTCTATCTGGCGGCCCTGACCCCGGTTCTGCGCGGATCCTCGCCGCGGGAGGCGTCGCAGGCGGCCGGCTTCGGCGCCATCGAGGTCGCCGTGGTGCCGGACGATGCACCCAAGCCGCGTGGCGGCCAGCCGGCGCCGCAGCGTGCCGAGCCGGCGCCCGTGCCCGCACCCGTGGTCGTCGCCTCGGCCGAAGCGCCGCCGTCCCGCGCGGTCGAGCCGCGGCGGATGGAGCCGCGCCCGGTGGAAGCGCCCCCGGTCCTCGCCGCGGTTCCTCCCCGGATTCCCGTCCTGGCCCCGGTGGCCGTGGCCTCGCTGCCGGAACCGGCGGCCCCCGTCGCCAAGCCGGTCCAGGTCGCCAGCATCGAACCGGCGCCGGCTACCCACCGAGTCAACCCGCAATTCACCACCCAGGTCGCCGAGGCGCTGCTGCCGCCTGAGTCGGTCGGCAAGGGCGAGCGCGTGGTGATGCGCTTCGTTTCGCAGCGCGCCGACGGGTGCGGCAGTCTGGCCGGGCGCGACCGCGCCTGCGTGACGCTGGCGAGCGGGGCGGGGATGTAG
- a CDS encoding NADP-dependent oxidoreductase, which yields MSDTMKAIRQHAFGGPEMLVWEDAPKPEAKAGEVLVRVHAVGINPPDWYLRDGYRALPPDWRPQVSFPLILGTDISGVVEAVGGDVEGFAVGDEVYAMVRFPGDLAGGSKAYAEYVSVPASDLAVKPAGIDHVQAAGAPMSVLTAWQFLVELGHGEPNPFQPDPHRPVPLDGRTVLVNGAAGGVGHLAVQLAKWKGARVIAVASGRHGALLRELGADEVIDYTSSAPEEIARDLDLVVDAVGGAPAARFLRTLKRGGALFPVYPLGFAGAGEAAALGVTVSTAQVRSSGAQLREIAPLLSDGTIRVAIDSTFPLADAAKAHERAARGHIQGKIVLTAG from the coding sequence GTGAGCGACACCATGAAGGCGATCCGCCAGCACGCATTCGGCGGCCCCGAGATGCTGGTCTGGGAGGATGCTCCCAAGCCGGAAGCGAAGGCGGGCGAGGTGCTGGTCCGCGTCCACGCGGTCGGCATCAATCCCCCCGACTGGTACCTGCGCGACGGATACAGGGCGCTGCCGCCCGACTGGCGGCCGCAGGTCTCGTTCCCGCTGATCCTCGGCACCGACATTTCGGGCGTCGTCGAGGCGGTCGGCGGCGACGTCGAGGGCTTCGCGGTCGGTGACGAGGTCTATGCGATGGTCCGCTTTCCCGGCGATCTCGCAGGCGGAAGCAAGGCCTATGCGGAGTATGTCAGCGTCCCGGCGTCGGACCTCGCAGTGAAGCCGGCCGGCATCGACCATGTGCAGGCGGCGGGGGCGCCGATGTCGGTGCTGACCGCCTGGCAATTCCTGGTCGAGCTGGGCCACGGCGAGCCGAACCCGTTCCAGCCGGACCCGCACCGGCCGGTGCCGCTCGACGGCAGGACGGTCCTCGTCAACGGCGCCGCGGGCGGCGTCGGCCATCTGGCGGTCCAACTGGCGAAGTGGAAGGGCGCGCGGGTGATCGCGGTCGCCTCGGGACGGCATGGGGCGCTGCTGCGCGAGCTCGGCGCCGACGAGGTCATCGACTATACCAGCTCCGCCCCCGAGGAGATTGCGCGCGACCTCGATCTCGTCGTCGATGCCGTCGGCGGCGCTCCGGCGGCGCGCTTCCTGCGCACGCTGAAGCGCGGCGGCGCGCTGTTCCCGGTCTATCCGCTGGGCTTCGCCGGTGCCGGGGAGGCTGCGGCGCTGGGCGTCACCGTGTCGACGGCGCAGGTGCGTTCCAGCGGGGCGCAGCTTCGGGAGATCGCCCCGCTGCTGAGCGACGGGACGATCCGGGTGGCCATCGACAGCACATTCCCGCTGGCCGATGCCGCCAAGGCGCATGAGCGCGCGGCCCGGGGGCATATCCAGGGAAAGATCGTGCTGACCGCCGGGTGA
- a CDS encoding efflux RND transporter permease subunit, translating into MPITRISVDNPVFATMMMVALMVLGLFSYNRLGVDLFPDVDFPVVVVSTAYPGASPETVETDITRPVEDAVNTIAGIKTLTSRSYEGQSVVIAEFELKTSSVQALQDVREKVSAIRAGFRDEVKDPQITRFNPDDQPILSIAVTSELRSLRDLTTLTDQIVLKRLQNVRGVGKATIAGGVKRQVLVRLLPEKLEALGVGVDEVIATIANENQDVPAGTVSGQGRERVVQVEGRVRNPRDLLDLIVARRGGSPVRLGQVAEVIDGQEEQESAALLNGSPALAVDVVKVQGANTVEVARGLHGAIQDLRTNGSLPPDVTLAVVRDSSRGITNSLSNVQKTLVEGGVLTILIVMLFLGSWRSTVITALTLPVAVLGTFGMLAMMGFTLNMMTLMALSLAIGILIDDAIVVRENIMRHLARGQGHRQAALDGTAEIGLAVLATTLTIVAVFLPVAFMGGIIGRFFLQFGITVSAAVLISLFVSFTLDPMLSSIWYDPAAHGRHGSSVFGRFAAAFGRGFDALSHGYGRLLRWGLRRRWLVMLAALAIFLGSFLLVPRIGVEFVPAADLGEQIVEVETPVGSSLAATAAKVRQVEVAIREFPEIAYTYATVNTGVSVGHNRGSVYLRYTPIDQRKRSPNDLAPLLRQRLAAIPGVTVGIAIPGVGGVQKQIQVSVQGRDIAELDRLSQKVTGAMRAIPGFVDIDSSLKAAKPTLAVRLERDLASDLGIGTAKVADTLRPLFAGDTVSSWKAPDGESYDVLVRLPEGDRAGRADLDRIHFSGGVDADGTPRMIPLSQVAEVTTTLGASQINRRDLQREVNVQANVQGRAAGDGGRDLQAALAKIELPPGYRIVFGGSTKDIAETSGYAMQALALAVILIYLILASQFGSFLQPLAIMASLPLSLVGVFLGLLVAGSTLNIFSAIGFIMLMGLVTKNAILLVDFANQAQRRGAGLNDALVEAGIIRLRPIVMTTAAMICGMVPLALGIGEGAQQRAPMAHAVIGGLLSSTILTLLVVPVTLTYLDGLSRWLKRRFAHDDPDAAQRHPAE; encoded by the coding sequence ATGCCGATCACCCGCATCAGCGTCGACAACCCGGTCTTCGCCACCATGATGATGGTGGCGCTGATGGTGCTCGGCCTGTTCTCCTACAACCGGCTGGGCGTCGACCTGTTTCCCGACGTCGATTTCCCGGTCGTGGTGGTCAGCACCGCCTATCCCGGCGCCAGCCCGGAGACGGTGGAAACCGACATCACCCGCCCGGTCGAGGATGCGGTCAACACCATCGCCGGCATCAAGACGCTGACCTCGCGCTCCTACGAGGGGCAGTCGGTGGTGATCGCCGAGTTCGAGCTGAAGACCTCGTCCGTCCAGGCGCTGCAGGACGTGCGCGAGAAGGTGTCGGCGATCCGTGCCGGCTTCCGCGACGAGGTGAAGGATCCGCAGATCACCCGCTTCAACCCCGACGACCAGCCGATCCTGTCGATCGCGGTGACGTCGGAGCTGCGCAGCTTGCGCGATCTCACCACGCTGACCGACCAGATCGTCCTGAAGCGGCTGCAGAATGTCCGCGGCGTCGGCAAGGCCACCATCGCCGGCGGGGTGAAGCGGCAGGTGCTGGTCCGGCTGCTGCCGGAAAAGCTGGAGGCGCTGGGCGTCGGCGTCGACGAGGTCATCGCCACCATCGCCAACGAGAACCAGGACGTCCCCGCCGGCACCGTCAGCGGCCAGGGCCGCGAGCGGGTCGTGCAGGTGGAGGGGCGCGTGCGCAACCCGCGCGACCTGCTGGACCTGATCGTCGCCCGGCGCGGCGGCAGCCCGGTGCGGCTGGGACAGGTCGCCGAGGTGATCGACGGGCAGGAGGAGCAGGAGTCCGCCGCCCTGCTGAACGGCAGCCCGGCGCTGGCGGTCGACGTGGTCAAGGTCCAGGGCGCCAACACGGTGGAGGTCGCGCGCGGGCTGCACGGCGCCATCCAGGATCTGCGGACCAACGGCTCGCTGCCGCCCGACGTGACGCTGGCGGTGGTGCGCGACAGCTCGCGCGGCATCACCAACTCGCTGAGCAACGTGCAGAAGACGCTGGTCGAGGGCGGCGTCCTGACCATCCTGATCGTGATGCTGTTCCTGGGATCCTGGCGCAGCACGGTCATCACCGCGCTGACCCTGCCGGTCGCCGTGCTCGGCACCTTCGGCATGCTGGCGATGATGGGCTTCACCTTGAACATGATGACGCTGATGGCGCTGTCGCTCGCCATCGGCATCCTGATCGACGACGCAATCGTCGTGCGCGAGAACATCATGCGCCATCTCGCCCGCGGCCAGGGCCACCGGCAGGCGGCGCTCGACGGCACGGCGGAGATCGGGCTGGCGGTGCTGGCGACCACCCTGACCATCGTCGCGGTGTTCCTGCCGGTCGCCTTCATGGGCGGCATCATCGGCCGCTTCTTCCTGCAATTCGGCATCACCGTCTCGGCGGCGGTGCTGATCTCGCTGTTCGTGTCCTTCACCCTCGACCCGATGCTGTCCAGCATCTGGTACGACCCGGCGGCACATGGCAGGCACGGCAGCTCGGTGTTCGGCCGCTTCGCCGCGGCCTTCGGGCGCGGCTTCGACGCCCTGTCGCACGGCTACGGCCGGCTGCTGCGCTGGGGCCTGCGGCGGCGCTGGCTGGTGATGCTGGCGGCGCTGGCGATCTTCCTCGGCAGCTTCCTGCTGGTGCCGCGCATCGGCGTGGAGTTCGTGCCCGCCGCCGACCTCGGCGAGCAGATCGTCGAGGTGGAGACGCCGGTCGGCTCCTCGCTCGCCGCCACCGCCGCCAAGGTCCGGCAGGTGGAGGTCGCGATCCGCGAATTCCCGGAGATCGCCTACACCTACGCCACCGTCAACACCGGCGTCTCGGTCGGCCACAACCGCGGCAGCGTCTATCTGCGCTACACCCCGATCGACCAACGCAAACGCTCACCCAATGACCTCGCGCCGCTGCTGCGCCAGCGCCTCGCCGCCATCCCCGGCGTCACCGTCGGCATCGCCATTCCCGGCGTCGGCGGCGTGCAGAAGCAGATCCAGGTGTCGGTCCAGGGCCGCGACATCGCCGAACTGGACCGGCTGTCGCAGAAGGTCACCGGGGCGATGCGCGCCATCCCCGGCTTCGTCGATATCGACAGCTCGCTGAAGGCGGCCAAGCCGACCTTGGCGGTGCGGCTGGAACGCGACCTCGCCAGCGATCTCGGCATCGGCACCGCCAAGGTGGCCGACACGCTGCGCCCGCTGTTCGCCGGCGACACGGTGTCGAGCTGGAAGGCGCCGGACGGCGAGAGCTACGACGTGCTGGTCCGCCTGCCGGAAGGCGACCGGGCCGGGCGGGCCGACCTCGACCGCATCCATTTCTCGGGCGGGGTCGATGCCGACGGCACGCCGCGGATGATCCCGCTGTCGCAGGTGGCGGAGGTGACGACGACGCTCGGCGCCTCGCAGATCAACCGCCGCGACCTCCAGCGCGAGGTCAATGTCCAGGCCAACGTCCAGGGCCGCGCCGCCGGCGACGGCGGCCGCGACCTCCAGGCGGCATTGGCGAAGATCGAGCTGCCGCCCGGCTACCGCATCGTCTTCGGCGGCTCGACCAAGGACATCGCCGAGACCAGCGGCTACGCCATGCAGGCCTTGGCGCTGGCGGTGATCCTGATCTACCTGATCCTCGCCTCCCAGTTCGGCAGCTTCCTGCAGCCGCTCGCCATCATGGCGTCGCTGCCGCTGTCGCTGGTCGGCGTCTTCCTCGGGCTGCTGGTGGCGGGATCGACGCTGAACATCTTCAGCGCCATCGGCTTCATCATGCTGATGGGGCTGGTGACCAAGAACGCCATCCTGCTGGTCGATTTCGCCAACCAGGCGCAGCGCCGCGGCGCCGGTCTGAACGACGCGCTGGTCGAGGCCGGCATCATCCGCCTGCGCCCGATCGTGATGACCACCGCGGCGATGATCTGCGGCATGGTGCCGCTGGCGCTCGGCATCGGCGAGGGCGCGCAGCAGCGCGCGCCCATGGCGCATGCGGTGATCGGCGGGCTGCTGTCCTCCACCATCCTGACACTGCTGGTGGTGCCGGTGACGCTGACCTATCTCGACGGCCTGTCGCGGTGGCTGAAGCGCCGGTTCGCCCACGACGACCCCGACGCGGCGCAGCGTCACCCGGCGGAGTGA
- a CDS encoding efflux RND transporter periplasmic adaptor subunit yields MTVPQRLLPPAMPPSQPQPPSPADGTPPAAPAEPVSAAPAGRWRFRWLVWLLLAALVAGGALLWQSGRPAAPPAAPPVSAADRPVELAAAEVTAVVLRTLTETVRLSGSVTPMEQSAVKAEVAARLAEVPVREGQAVRRGDLLARFETVELAARLAEKQANLEGARAQLVLAEKTLAKNRTLNRSNIVSDTSLDQAESSFGFQRAQADALAAQVDLARKALRDAVVLSPIDGMVATRAVNPGETLAVNAAMFTIVDLSQVEVEATVPAGQVARLAVGQTASLRVEGFGERVFAGRAARINPMARAGSRAITVYVTVDNRDGALRGGMFAAGEVLVAEARDAVAVPPAAIRHDDRGDFVLAVADGRTLRRPVTRLDSWARGDLVQVEGLAPGERVVTGNLPGLTAGRAVTVSGS; encoded by the coding sequence ATGACCGTCCCCCAACGGCTCCTTCCCCCGGCTATGCCGCCGTCGCAGCCGCAGCCCCCCTCCCCTGCGGACGGGACGCCGCCGGCTGCGCCGGCTGAACCGGTATCCGCTGCGCCGGCCGGCCGGTGGCGGTTCCGCTGGCTCGTCTGGCTGCTGCTGGCAGCGCTGGTTGCCGGGGGGGCCCTGCTGTGGCAGTCCGGCCGCCCGGCCGCACCGCCGGCCGCACCGCCCGTCTCCGCCGCCGACCGTCCGGTCGAGCTGGCGGCGGCGGAGGTGACGGCGGTCGTCCTGCGCACCCTGACGGAGACGGTGCGGCTCAGCGGCTCCGTCACGCCGATGGAACAGTCGGCGGTGAAGGCGGAGGTCGCGGCGCGGCTGGCCGAGGTGCCGGTGCGCGAGGGGCAGGCGGTGCGCCGCGGCGACCTGCTGGCCCGCTTCGAGACGGTGGAGCTCGCCGCCCGCCTTGCCGAGAAGCAGGCCAACCTGGAAGGCGCCCGCGCCCAGCTGGTGCTGGCCGAGAAGACGCTCGCCAAGAATCGCACCCTGAACCGCAGCAACATCGTTTCCGACACCAGCCTCGACCAGGCCGAAAGCAGCTTCGGCTTCCAGCGGGCGCAGGCCGACGCGCTGGCCGCCCAGGTGGATCTGGCGCGCAAGGCGCTGCGCGACGCGGTGGTGCTCAGCCCGATCGACGGCATGGTCGCCACCCGCGCCGTCAATCCAGGCGAGACGCTGGCGGTCAATGCCGCCATGTTCACCATCGTCGACCTGTCGCAGGTGGAGGTCGAGGCGACCGTCCCGGCCGGACAGGTGGCGCGGCTCGCCGTCGGCCAGACCGCCAGCCTGCGGGTCGAGGGCTTCGGCGAGCGGGTCTTCGCCGGCCGCGCCGCCCGCATCAACCCGATGGCGCGGGCCGGCTCGCGCGCCATCACCGTCTATGTGACGGTCGACAACCGGGACGGGGCGCTTCGCGGCGGCATGTTCGCCGCCGGCGAGGTGCTGGTGGCCGAGGCCAGGGACGCCGTCGCCGTGCCGCCGGCCGCCATCCGCCACGACGACCGGGGCGACTTCGTGCTGGCGGTGGCCGACGGCCGTACCCTGCGCCGCCCCGTGACCCGGCTGGACTCCTGGGCGCGCGGCGACCTGGTGCAGGTGGAGGGTCTGGCGCCCGGCGAGCGCGTCGTCACCGGCAACCTGCCCGGCCTGACCGCCGGCCGCGCCGTCACCGTCAGCGGCTCCTGA
- a CDS encoding aldo/keto reductase, producing the protein MAIKEILPGKLGFGAAPLGNMFRAIPEDEALATVEAAWNDGIRYFDNAPFYGAGLAELRMGEALAGRPRGEYVISTKVGRVILDEVEDASARDQGEKGDVFRHGRPNRIVNDYSADATLRSIEDSLKRLKTDRIDIAFVHDVAQDFYGDEWLAMFESARNGAFKALDRLRDEGVIKAWGLGVNRVEPIELLLELEGPRPDGFLLAGRYTLLDHGRALQRVMPKVVERGLGIVVGGPYSSGALVGGPNFEYAPASPAILDKVARIKAIADRHGISMKAAGLQFALANPAVAAVIPGASRPDRIAEDRAALEETVPAAFWQELRAAGLVHPEAPLPGQ; encoded by the coding sequence ATGGCAATCAAGGAAATCCTGCCCGGCAAGCTTGGCTTCGGCGCCGCGCCGCTCGGCAACATGTTCCGCGCCATCCCCGAGGACGAGGCGCTCGCGACGGTCGAAGCGGCCTGGAACGACGGCATCCGCTATTTCGACAACGCACCCTTCTACGGCGCCGGCCTCGCCGAGCTCCGCATGGGCGAGGCGCTCGCCGGCCGTCCGCGCGGAGAGTATGTCATCAGCACCAAGGTCGGCCGCGTCATCCTCGACGAGGTCGAGGATGCAAGCGCCCGCGACCAGGGCGAGAAGGGCGACGTGTTCCGCCACGGCCGCCCCAACCGGATCGTCAACGATTATTCGGCGGACGCCACCCTGCGCTCGATCGAGGACAGCCTGAAACGGCTGAAGACCGACCGCATCGACATCGCCTTCGTGCATGACGTCGCCCAGGATTTCTATGGCGACGAGTGGCTGGCGATGTTCGAAAGCGCGCGCAACGGCGCCTTCAAGGCGCTCGACCGGCTGCGCGACGAGGGCGTCATCAAGGCCTGGGGCCTGGGCGTCAACCGGGTCGAGCCGATCGAGCTGCTGCTCGAGCTGGAGGGGCCGCGCCCCGACGGCTTCCTGCTGGCCGGGCGCTACACCCTGCTCGACCACGGCCGGGCGCTGCAGCGCGTCATGCCGAAGGTGGTCGAGCGCGGCCTCGGCATCGTCGTGGGCGGCCCCTACAGCTCGGGCGCGCTGGTCGGCGGGCCGAACTTCGAATATGCGCCCGCCAGCCCGGCGATTCTCGACAAGGTGGCCCGCATCAAGGCGATCGCCGACCGCCACGGCATCAGCATGAAGGCCGCCGGGCTCCAGTTCGCGCTTGCCAATCCTGCGGTCGCCGCGGTCATCCCCGGTGCCAGCCGGCCGGACCGCATCGCCGAGGATCGCGCCGCGCTGGAGGAGACGGTGCCCGCCGCCTTCTGGCAGGAGCTGCGCGCGGCCGGGCTCGTCCATCCCGAGGCGCCGCTGCCGGGGCAGTGA
- a CDS encoding LysR family transcriptional regulator produces the protein MAFERLTGLIAFARAGSLGSYTAAARSLAISPSAVSRSVQRLERHLGVSLFTRTTRALTLTAEGRDLHERALRLLRDAEDIEQAARTARSEPSGTLRIAASLPIGVHVIAPALPAFRKLHPAVTVDLRLNDRMIDIVEEGIDVAVRIGDLPDSGLLSRRLAPHRLCAYASPAYLAARGTPGHPDELEGHDTVSLRYQSTGQPFRWPFRIGGREIEILPPSGVAADVSDAVVAMLVAGGGIGVAANFVVAPHVARGELVPILTEFAVERHNITALWPESRRANPAVRAFLTQLQEVFQERMTAASR, from the coding sequence ATGGCATTCGAACGGCTGACCGGCCTGATCGCCTTCGCCCGTGCCGGCTCGCTGGGAAGCTATACCGCCGCCGCGCGGTCGCTCGCGATCTCGCCCTCGGCGGTGAGCCGGAGCGTGCAGCGGCTCGAGCGGCATCTCGGCGTCTCGCTGTTCACGCGGACGACACGCGCGCTGACGCTGACGGCGGAGGGGCGCGACCTGCATGAACGCGCGCTCAGGCTGCTGCGCGATGCCGAGGACATCGAGCAGGCGGCGAGGACGGCACGGTCCGAGCCGTCGGGCACCCTGCGGATCGCGGCGTCGCTGCCCATCGGCGTTCATGTGATCGCACCGGCGCTGCCGGCCTTCCGCAAGCTCCATCCCGCCGTGACCGTCGATCTGCGGCTGAACGACCGGATGATCGACATCGTCGAAGAGGGCATCGATGTCGCCGTCCGCATCGGCGACCTGCCGGACTCAGGCCTGCTGTCGCGCCGGCTGGCTCCCCACCGGCTGTGCGCCTATGCGTCGCCGGCCTATCTCGCCGCGCGGGGCACGCCGGGACATCCGGACGAGCTGGAGGGGCACGACACGGTCAGCCTGCGCTACCAGAGCACTGGCCAGCCGTTCCGCTGGCCGTTCCGGATCGGCGGCCGCGAGATCGAGATCCTGCCGCCGTCCGGCGTCGCCGCCGATGTGAGCGACGCGGTCGTCGCCATGCTCGTGGCCGGCGGCGGCATCGGCGTCGCCGCGAACTTCGTCGTGGCACCCCATGTTGCGCGGGGCGAGCTGGTGCCGATCCTGACGGAGTTCGCCGTCGAACGGCACAATATCACCGCGCTGTGGCCCGAAAGCCGCCGTGCCAATCCTGCCGTCCGCGCCTTCCTCACGCAGTTGCAGGAGGTCTTCCAGGAGCGGATGACGGCAGCATCGCGCTGA
- a CDS encoding ribonucleotide-diphosphate reductase subunit beta produces the protein MTSLLHLDPVSLIGTGRVGLLQGSAAYNVDRYPWAYAYWKKQQQVHWMGEEVPLGEDIKDWTSERVTDGERNLLTQIFRFFTQSDVEVSDNYLKRYMPIFQPLEVQMMMAAFTNMETVHIDAYALLLTTIGMPQTEFAAFRDYSEMRDKADYMHSFGVGTVADVSRTLAMFGAFTEGMALFASFAMLLNFPRHNKMKGMGQIVTWSVRDESLHCEGIIRLFHEWNRETGAMTPSVRDDILDVCRTMVGLEERFIELAFGLGAVEGMTPEDIRAYVHYVADWRLTQLRLPTLYGYFKPVDGGYEPVKPHPLPWLVEILNGVEHANFFEQRATEYSKGATSGQWDGTDGVWASFDRLRTATR, from the coding sequence ATGACCTCGCTTCTCCACCTCGATCCCGTCAGCCTGATCGGCACCGGCCGCGTCGGGCTGCTGCAGGGCTCGGCCGCCTACAACGTCGACCGCTACCCCTGGGCCTACGCCTACTGGAAGAAGCAGCAGCAGGTCCATTGGATGGGCGAGGAGGTGCCGCTCGGCGAGGACATCAAGGACTGGACCTCCGAACGCGTCACCGACGGCGAGCGCAACCTGCTGACCCAGATCTTCCGCTTCTTCACCCAGAGCGACGTCGAGGTCAGCGACAACTATCTCAAGCGCTACATGCCGATCTTCCAGCCGCTGGAAGTGCAGATGATGATGGCCGCCTTCACCAACATGGAGACGGTCCACATCGACGCCTACGCCCTGCTGCTGACCACCATCGGCATGCCGCAGACCGAGTTCGCCGCCTTCCGCGATTACTCGGAGATGCGCGACAAGGCCGACTACATGCACAGCTTCGGGGTCGGCACGGTGGCCGACGTGTCGCGCACGCTGGCGATGTTCGGCGCCTTCACCGAGGGCATGGCGCTGTTCGCCAGCTTCGCCATGCTGCTGAACTTCCCGCGCCACAACAAGATGAAGGGGATGGGCCAGATCGTCACCTGGTCGGTGCGCGACGAGAGCCTGCATTGCGAAGGCATCATCCGGCTGTTCCACGAATGGAACCGCGAGACCGGCGCGATGACGCCTTCGGTGCGCGACGACATCCTGGACGTCTGCCGCACCATGGTCGGGCTGGAGGAGCGCTTCATCGAGCTGGCCTTCGGCCTGGGCGCGGTGGAGGGGATGACGCCCGAGGACATCCGCGCCTATGTCCACTACGTCGCCGACTGGCGGCTGACCCAGCTCCGGCTGCCGACGCTCTACGGCTATTTCAAGCCGGTCGACGGCGGCTACGAGCCGGTCAAGCCGCACCCGCTGCCCTGGCTGGTGGAGATCCTGAACGGGGTCGAGCACGCCAACTTCTTCGAGCAGCGCGCCACCGAATATTCCAAGGGCGCCACCAGCGGCCAATGGGACGGGACCGACGGCGTGTGGGCCAGCTTCGACCGGCTGCGGACGGCCACGCGCTGA